Proteins from a single region of Euleptes europaea isolate rEulEur1 chromosome 21, rEulEur1.hap1, whole genome shotgun sequence:
- the RASD1 gene encoding dexamethasone-induced Ras-related protein 1 isoform X2, with the protein MRLAEMIKKMGPSEAERGIPPKNRSRMVVLGSSKVGKTAIVSRFLTGRFDDQYTPTIEDFHRKFYSIRGEVYQLDILDTSGNHPFPAMRRLSILTDHGDQVLLEEQNQGERRRPPGHLREQGRPGLLPGGRPPGDRAAGGPRPQEVRLLRDLGQEEQQLGPDVPGPLRHGQAAQRDEPGPPPQSLGPVL; encoded by the exons ATGCGCCTGGCGGAGATGATCAAGAAGATGGGTCCCAGCGAGGCGGAGCGGGGCATCCCGCCCAAGAACCGCTCCCGCATGGTGGTGCTGGGCTCGTCCAAGGTGGGCAAGACGGCCATCGTCTCCCGCTTCCTCACCGGCCGCTTCGACGACCAGTACACCCCCACCATCGAGGACTTCCACCGCAAGTTCTACAGCATCCGCGGGGAGGTCTACCAGTTGGACATCCTGGACACCTCCGGCAACCACCCCTTCCCGGCCATGCGGCGCCTCTCCATCCTCACAG AtcatggagaccaagtcctgctTGAAGAACAAAACCAAGGAGAGCGCCGACGTCCCCCTGGTCATCTGCGGGAACAAGGGCGACCGGGACTTCTACCGGGAGGTCGGCCCCCGGGAGATCGAGCAGCTGGTGGGCCCCGACCCCAAGAAGTGCGCCTACTTCGAGATCTCGGCCAAGAAGAACAGCAGCTTGGACCAGATGTTCCGGGCCCTCTTCGCCATGGCCAAGCTGCCCAGCGAGATGAGCCCGGACCTCCACCGCAAAGTCTCGGTCCAGTACTGTGA
- the RASD1 gene encoding dexamethasone-induced Ras-related protein 1 isoform X1, protein MRLAEMIKKMGPSEAERGIPPKNRSRMVVLGSSKVGKTAIVSRFLTGRFDDQYTPTIEDFHRKFYSIRGEVYQLDILDTSGNHPFPAMRRLSILTGDVFILVFSLDNRDSFEEVQRLKQQIMETKSCLKNKTKESADVPLVICGNKGDRDFYREVGPREIEQLVGPDPKKCAYFEISAKKNSSLDQMFRALFAMAKLPSEMSPDLHRKVSVQYCELLQKKALKGKKLLKEGGREAGGEAYGIVAPFARRPSVHSDLMYIREKAIRGGQAKDKERCVIS, encoded by the exons ATGCGCCTGGCGGAGATGATCAAGAAGATGGGTCCCAGCGAGGCGGAGCGGGGCATCCCGCCCAAGAACCGCTCCCGCATGGTGGTGCTGGGCTCGTCCAAGGTGGGCAAGACGGCCATCGTCTCCCGCTTCCTCACCGGCCGCTTCGACGACCAGTACACCCCCACCATCGAGGACTTCCACCGCAAGTTCTACAGCATCCGCGGGGAGGTCTACCAGTTGGACATCCTGGACACCTCCGGCAACCACCCCTTCCCGGCCATGCGGCGCCTCTCCATCCTCACAG gagaCGTCTTCATCCTCGTCTTCAGCCTGGACAACCGTGACTCCTTCGAGGAGGTCCAGCGCCTTAAGCAGCAGAtcatggagaccaagtcctgctTGAAGAACAAAACCAAGGAGAGCGCCGACGTCCCCCTGGTCATCTGCGGGAACAAGGGCGACCGGGACTTCTACCGGGAGGTCGGCCCCCGGGAGATCGAGCAGCTGGTGGGCCCCGACCCCAAGAAGTGCGCCTACTTCGAGATCTCGGCCAAGAAGAACAGCAGCTTGGACCAGATGTTCCGGGCCCTCTTCGCCATGGCCAAGCTGCCCAGCGAGATGAGCCCGGACCTCCACCGCAAAGTCTCGGTCCAGTACTGTGAGCTCCTGCAGAAGAAAGCCCTCAAGGGCAAGAAACTCCTCAAGGAAGGCGGCCGGGAGGCTGGCGGGGAGGCCTACGGCATCGTGGCCCCCTTTGCCCGCCGCCCCAGCGTGCACAGTGACCTCATGTACATCCGGGAGAAAGCCATCCGAGGCGGGCAGGCCAAGGACAAAGAGCGGTGCGTGATCAGCTAG